The proteins below are encoded in one region of Natronococcus sp. CG52:
- a CDS encoding transcription initiation factor IIB, giving the protein MKRPTRQREKEDETERETTEQKGVQTCPECDSSTLIRSSDGSEISCEDCGLILEEEAIDHGPEWRAFNQSERDSKSRVGAPTTQTMHDKGLTTTIDWKNKDAYGRSLSSEKRNQMSRLRKWQERIRTKDAGERNLQFALSETDRMASALGVPRSVREVASVLYRRALKEDLIRGRSIEGVATSTLYAACRMEGIPRSLDEVAAVSRVDRMEIGRTYRYISQELSLEMEPVDPKKYVPRFCSELELSEEVQSKANEIIETTAEQGMLSGKSPTGYAAAAIYASALLCNEKKTQRDVADVAQVTEVTIRNRYQEQISAMGIHE; this is encoded by the coding sequence ATGAAACGCCCGACTCGCCAGCGGGAGAAGGAGGATGAGACAGAACGGGAAACAACTGAGCAGAAGGGTGTTCAGACCTGTCCAGAATGTGATTCGAGCACACTCATTAGGAGCTCGGACGGGAGCGAAATTAGCTGTGAAGACTGCGGGCTGATCCTCGAGGAGGAGGCTATCGATCACGGACCCGAGTGGCGGGCGTTCAATCAATCGGAGCGGGACAGCAAATCCCGCGTCGGGGCGCCAACGACCCAGACGATGCACGATAAGGGTCTCACCACGACGATCGACTGGAAGAACAAAGACGCCTACGGACGCTCCCTCTCCTCGGAGAAACGGAATCAAATGAGTCGGCTGCGCAAGTGGCAGGAGCGCATTCGGACGAAGGACGCTGGCGAGCGAAACCTTCAGTTTGCGCTCTCCGAAACCGATCGAATGGCCTCCGCCCTGGGCGTTCCCCGGTCCGTCCGAGAAGTTGCGAGCGTGCTCTACCGACGCGCGCTCAAGGAGGACCTCATCCGTGGACGCTCGATTGAGGGCGTTGCCACGAGCACGCTGTACGCGGCCTGTCGTATGGAGGGGATCCCGCGGTCGCTGGACGAAGTCGCGGCGGTCTCGCGCGTCGATCGGATGGAGATCGGTCGCACGTACCGATACATCTCGCAGGAGCTCAGTCTCGAGATGGAACCCGTCGATCCGAAGAAGTACGTGCCTCGCTTCTGCTCCGAGCTTGAGCTTTCCGAAGAAGTACAGTCGAAAGCGAACGAAATCATCGAGACCACCGCCGAACAGGGGATGCTGTCGGGCAAATCACCGACCGGATACGCCGCGGCTGCAATCTACGCGAGCGCACTCCTGTGCAACGAGAAAAAGACACAGCGGGACGTCGCCGACGTCGCCCAGGTAACCGAGGTCACCATCCGGAACCGATATCAGGAACAGATTAGCGCGATGGGCATTCACGAGTAA
- a CDS encoding DMT family transporter — MDAGVGFAIVAAFVWGFYIYVLKRSFSGYPPAALTVLLNAFAITWYLPVVITQTEFSRNLFDGMGLFELGIVALTVVMTAVAFVLFLQAIDDGDVSYVAPINKIVPMFVLPLEIVLLGQFLTRLQVVGVLVATLAVYVANYDPGGFFQPFIKAARSRPAQLALLSAMCYAVSDLGKRVSLQELAIPGTLWVPILLFGVAVVLFPSAVRNPPTAIRGDLPKLAAGGAIVALGEHVTTLAFAVLPASIASPIINTQAIIAVVLGGILLGERYFRLRLVAAVLAVVGVALIAV, encoded by the coding sequence ATGGACGCTGGTGTCGGCTTTGCGATCGTTGCAGCCTTCGTCTGGGGCTTCTACATTTACGTGCTGAAGCGGTCGTTTTCCGGCTATCCGCCGGCGGCACTAACTGTGCTCCTCAACGCGTTCGCGATCACCTGGTACCTTCCGGTCGTGATCACGCAGACGGAGTTCTCGAGGAACCTGTTCGATGGCATGGGTCTCTTCGAACTGGGTATCGTCGCCCTCACAGTGGTCATGACCGCCGTCGCGTTCGTGTTGTTCCTGCAGGCGATCGACGACGGAGACGTTTCGTACGTGGCGCCGATCAACAAGATCGTCCCGATGTTCGTCCTCCCGCTCGAGATCGTTTTGCTCGGCCAATTTCTCACACGGCTACAGGTCGTCGGTGTCCTCGTCGCGACGCTCGCGGTGTACGTCGCGAACTACGACCCTGGCGGGTTCTTCCAGCCGTTCATCAAGGCTGCACGCTCACGGCCCGCACAGCTCGCGTTGCTGAGTGCGATGTGCTACGCGGTCAGTGACCTCGGAAAACGGGTCTCGCTACAGGAACTCGCCATCCCGGGAACGCTCTGGGTCCCGATACTGCTGTTCGGCGTCGCGGTCGTTCTCTTCCCGAGCGCGGTCAGAAATCCGCCGACGGCGATTCGAGGGGACCTTCCCAAACTGGCCGCCGGGGGCGCGATCGTCGCGCTCGGCGAGCACGTAACGACGCTCGCATTTGCAGTGCTGCCGGCGAGTATCGCCTCTCCGATCATCAATACGCAGGCGATCATCGCCGTCGTTCTCGGCGGGATCCTCCTCGGCGAGCGATACTTTCGACTTCGGCTCGTCGCTGCCGTCCTGGCTGTCGTCGGAGTAGCGCTCATCGCAGTTTGA
- a CDS encoding class I SAM-dependent methyltransferase, with protein sequence MLSHFYDIDVETDVLVSPHETEFTYCQVKAAATMPDGRRCEALGSAHVDRGDDSVLLLELADTRARKRALSIATGVGAVAVAELKNELDR encoded by the coding sequence GTGCTCTCGCACTTCTACGATATCGACGTCGAGACGGACGTCCTGGTCTCGCCCCACGAAACGGAGTTCACCTACTGTCAGGTGAAGGCCGCCGCCACGATGCCCGACGGTCGTCGGTGCGAGGCGCTCGGCAGTGCACACGTCGACCGGGGCGACGACTCGGTCTTGCTGCTCGAGTTAGCCGATACGAGAGCGCGCAAGCGGGCGCTCTCCATCGCAACCGGCGTCGGTGCCGTGGCGGTCGCGGAGCTCAAGAACGAGTTGGACCGGTGA
- a CDS encoding acetolactate synthase large subunit translates to MYRKVVERNVPLASDLLVDCLEVEGVEYVFGLPGEEIEELLFSLRDSPITFAPTRHEQGAAFMADVYGRLTGDAGVCLSTLGPGATNLITGVADAQLDKSPLVAITGQGGRERLHKESHQALDVIDVFEPIVKWNAQIADPEIVSESVRKAFKLAEYEKPGATHLEFPEDVAREETDAEPIPIRDQVRRPDPDPESVERAATLLEEAERPILLAGNGAVRTRAADSIRALVDRLEIPVVATYMGKGAISDREPTSLMTLDSGPDGEAARAVERADCVVAVGYDIAEHDPEGWNPNLEKTIVHVDHEPAEVYRHYNPDVEIVADVGATLRAIDERLSSDASALWCRELHDQLLEAVTKPPEESDPITVRNALPLLREAMADEDVLVSDVGSHKMAIAQSFPVYDPNTCIVSNGLASMGIAVPGALAADLAVDANVVAGTGDGGFLMNAAEIETATRLDCGFTVVVFNDDDYGLISEQQVTHRGEHTGTELANPDLVTFAESFGIEAYRPGTWNEIERAFSEAVPSDELALIELRLGD, encoded by the coding sequence ATGTACCGCAAGGTAGTCGAGAGAAACGTGCCACTAGCATCCGATCTACTCGTCGACTGCCTCGAGGTCGAGGGTGTCGAGTACGTCTTCGGTCTCCCGGGCGAAGAAATCGAGGAACTGCTGTTCTCGCTCCGGGACTCTCCGATCACCTTCGCTCCGACCCGACACGAACAGGGAGCGGCGTTCATGGCCGACGTTTACGGCCGGCTGACCGGCGACGCGGGCGTCTGCCTCTCGACGCTGGGGCCCGGCGCGACGAACCTCATCACCGGCGTCGCCGACGCACAGCTAGACAAGAGTCCGCTCGTCGCGATCACGGGCCAGGGCGGTCGCGAACGGCTGCACAAGGAGAGCCACCAGGCACTCGACGTGATCGACGTGTTCGAGCCGATCGTCAAGTGGAACGCCCAGATTGCAGACCCCGAGATCGTCTCCGAATCGGTCCGCAAGGCGTTCAAGCTCGCCGAGTACGAGAAGCCGGGCGCGACCCACCTCGAGTTCCCCGAGGACGTCGCTCGCGAGGAGACCGACGCCGAGCCGATTCCTATCCGCGATCAGGTGCGCCGGCCGGATCCGGATCCCGAGTCGGTCGAGCGAGCCGCGACGCTACTCGAGGAGGCCGAGCGACCGATTCTGCTCGCGGGTAACGGCGCAGTGCGAACCCGCGCGGCCGACAGCATCCGTGCGCTCGTCGACCGCCTCGAGATCCCCGTCGTCGCGACGTACATGGGCAAGGGCGCTATCTCCGACCGCGAGCCGACCTCGCTGATGACGCTCGATTCGGGTCCGGACGGCGAGGCGGCTCGCGCGGTCGAGCGGGCGGACTGCGTCGTCGCGGTCGGGTACGATATCGCCGAACACGATCCGGAGGGATGGAATCCGAACCTCGAAAAGACGATCGTTCACGTCGACCACGAGCCCGCAGAGGTCTACCGCCACTACAACCCCGACGTCGAGATCGTCGCGGACGTCGGCGCGACGCTCAGGGCGATCGACGAGCGGCTCTCGTCGGACGCCTCTGCACTGTGGTGCCGCGAGCTACACGACCAGTTGCTCGAGGCGGTGACGAAGCCGCCCGAAGAGAGCGATCCGATCACCGTCAGAAACGCGCTCCCGCTGTTGCGGGAGGCCATGGCCGACGAGGACGTCCTCGTCTCGGACGTCGGCAGTCACAAGATGGCGATCGCACAGTCGTTTCCGGTGTACGATCCGAACACCTGCATCGTCTCGAACGGACTGGCGAGTATGGGAATCGCCGTTCCGGGTGCGCTCGCGGCGGACCTCGCGGTCGACGCCAACGTCGTCGCGGGAACCGGCGACGGCGGCTTCCTGATGAACGCGGCGGAGATCGAAACCGCGACTCGACTCGACTGCGGCTTCACGGTCGTCGTGTTCAACGACGACGATTACGGCCTCATCTCCGAACAGCAGGTGACACACCGTGGCGAGCATACCGGGACCGAACTCGCGAATCCGGATCTCGTGACGTTCGCCGAGAGCTTCGGAATCGAGGCCTATCGTCCCGGAACGTGGAACGAGATCGAACGGGCCTTCTCGGAAGCGGTTCCATCGGACGAACTGGCGCTGATCGAACTCCGCCTCGGAGATTGA
- a CDS encoding NAD-dependent succinate-semialdehyde dehydrogenase has protein sequence MKSTNPATDEVIETYDDHTADDVDSILEDAVSASESWAETNITERQQLLENAGEILRDRQDEYAELMSREMGKPIDESHSELEKCAWVCDFYAERADEFLADRVIGSEPNAKTFVSYEPLGAVLAVMPWNFPFWQVFRFAAPHLTAGNVGLLKHASNVPGCALAIEEIFRDAGYPEGVFSTLLVGSDAIEDVVRDDRLDALTLTGSEGAGRAIAEQAGNELKKHVLELGGSDPFVVLEDADLDAAAETAATARTINSGQSCIAAKRFIVADEVFDEFLDRFVSEMEALEIGDPMESGTEIGPQAREDLMEDVHEQVEASVEAGATLECGGEPLDRDGWYYPPTVLAEPPMDSPAAEEEVFGPAAAVFRAADEEEAIEIANDIHYGLGGSIWTEDLDRGERIAREIEAGCVFVNELVKSDPRLPFGGVKASGYGRELAKEGIHEFVNRKTIWVQSAGEGDDVPATE, from the coding sequence ATGAAGAGTACCAATCCAGCGACCGACGAGGTAATCGAAACGTACGACGACCACACGGCGGACGACGTCGACTCCATTCTCGAGGACGCGGTTTCGGCCTCGGAATCGTGGGCGGAGACGAATATCACCGAACGTCAGCAGCTTCTCGAGAACGCCGGCGAGATCCTTCGCGACCGGCAGGACGAGTACGCCGAGTTGATGAGCCGAGAGATGGGTAAGCCGATCGACGAATCCCACTCCGAACTCGAGAAGTGCGCGTGGGTCTGTGACTTCTACGCCGAGCGTGCGGACGAGTTCCTCGCCGACCGCGTAATCGGCAGCGAGCCGAACGCGAAGACGTTCGTCTCCTACGAGCCGCTGGGAGCCGTCCTCGCGGTGATGCCCTGGAACTTCCCGTTCTGGCAGGTGTTTCGCTTCGCCGCGCCGCACCTGACTGCCGGCAACGTCGGCCTGCTCAAACACGCCTCGAACGTACCGGGCTGTGCGCTCGCGATCGAGGAGATCTTCCGCGACGCGGGCTATCCCGAGGGCGTCTTCTCGACGCTGCTGGTCGGCTCCGACGCGATCGAGGACGTCGTTCGAGACGACCGTCTCGACGCGCTCACCCTGACGGGGAGCGAGGGTGCCGGGCGCGCCATCGCCGAACAGGCCGGCAACGAACTGAAGAAACACGTCCTCGAACTCGGCGGGAGCGACCCGTTCGTCGTCCTCGAGGACGCCGACCTCGACGCGGCGGCCGAAACCGCGGCCACGGCGCGGACGATCAACTCGGGGCAGTCCTGTATCGCGGCCAAGCGGTTCATCGTCGCCGACGAGGTCTTCGACGAGTTTCTCGACCGCTTCGTCTCGGAGATGGAGGCCCTCGAAATCGGCGATCCGATGGAGTCCGGCACCGAAATCGGTCCGCAGGCGCGCGAAGATCTCATGGAGGACGTTCACGAGCAGGTCGAGGCGAGCGTCGAGGCGGGGGCGACCCTCGAGTGCGGCGGCGAACCCCTCGACCGCGACGGCTGGTACTATCCGCCGACGGTGCTCGCCGAACCGCCGATGGACAGTCCCGCGGCCGAGGAGGAGGTCTTCGGACCGGCCGCGGCCGTCTTCCGCGCCGCCGACGAGGAGGAGGCGATCGAGATCGCGAACGACATCCACTACGGACTCGGCGGCTCGATCTGGACCGAGGACCTCGATCGCGGGGAGCGGATCGCCCGCGAGATCGAAGCCGGCTGCGTGTTCGTCAACGAACTCGTCAAGTCCGATCCTCGACTCCCGTTCGGCGGCGTGAAGGCGTCCGGGTACGGTCGCGAACTCGCCAAGGAGGGGATCCACGAGTTCGTCAATCGAAAGACCATCTGGGTGCAGTCCGCCGGCGAGGGCGACGACGTTCCCGCAACCGAGTAA
- a CDS encoding glycoside hydrolase family 2 protein — MGVVTGSPTGASEEDASDRRRSVALDGEWEFLIDPERSGRTNRWYERDATWPDRAHAVEIPRAWQEDDAYREYTGTAWYRRSIDLDAAVPAGKRAFLVFGAADYETTVWVNSERVGENRGGYLPFTIDVTDELERGANAMVVAVTDPADLSEIPHGKQGDPWYTRVSGLWQSVSLEFRPETRIVDAPVTPDLERDRAVVDLEFATGSADVEALRATVLADGDGDSEASATVSPAADSTAVLEFDDPTYWCPDEPALYDLTVILERDGTVVDRYEDYFGMRSFETADGEFLLNGEPITLRGVLEQGYYPETLYRPRDEETFSSEIELAADLGFNLIRKHVKPAHPDFLECADRNGMLVWQEPANPMRDTERSRAEVRAQVEGLVERDYNRPSVVIWSLYNEEWGLGHHDADETLWTDAEKQRFLADLYRSVRERDPTRIVCDNSGWAHVATDVNDYHRYFVSPDQADSWAADLEHIRHYPGDNYATTEFDDPDAPLVVSELGTWGLSDVDALRDRYGGDPHWFDHDFLVEALKKPDGIDERLQRTTLPDVFDDYADLAASWQEREFTSIKHLIEEMRVRDEIAGYVLTELSDIEWEFNGLSDYHRNPKSFAPGFRRLTARSRSSRGPSRTPRGPTSPSRFRSPSSTTPISRFRGRSSGPWIDSEAVRPSRSLLTTRPPLRRRSQHQRRRTRWRERRS; from the coding sequence GTGGGAGTCGTGACCGGGTCACCGACGGGAGCGTCCGAGGAGGACGCGAGCGACCGACGGCGCTCGGTCGCGCTCGACGGCGAGTGGGAGTTTCTCATCGATCCGGAACGCAGCGGCCGAACGAACCGGTGGTACGAACGAGACGCGACGTGGCCGGACCGTGCACACGCGGTCGAGATTCCCCGAGCGTGGCAGGAAGACGACGCGTATCGAGAGTACACTGGGACGGCGTGGTATCGTCGATCGATCGACCTGGACGCGGCGGTTCCGGCGGGAAAGCGGGCGTTTCTCGTCTTCGGCGCCGCGGACTACGAGACGACGGTGTGGGTCAACAGCGAGCGCGTCGGCGAGAACCGCGGCGGCTACCTCCCGTTCACGATAGACGTCACCGACGAACTGGAGCGCGGAGCGAACGCGATGGTGGTCGCGGTCACCGATCCCGCGGATCTCTCGGAGATTCCGCACGGAAAACAGGGAGATCCGTGGTACACTCGGGTCTCCGGCCTCTGGCAGTCCGTCAGCCTCGAGTTCCGTCCGGAAACCCGAATCGTCGACGCACCCGTCACTCCCGACCTCGAACGGGATCGTGCCGTCGTCGATCTCGAGTTCGCGACGGGATCGGCCGACGTCGAGGCGTTGCGGGCGACGGTGCTGGCCGACGGAGACGGCGATTCGGAGGCGAGCGCCACCGTCTCGCCGGCCGCCGACTCGACGGCCGTTCTCGAGTTCGACGACCCCACCTACTGGTGTCCCGACGAGCCGGCGCTGTACGACCTCACCGTGATCCTCGAGCGCGACGGGACGGTCGTCGATCGGTACGAGGACTACTTCGGAATGCGGAGCTTCGAGACGGCGGACGGGGAGTTCCTGCTGAACGGCGAACCGATTACGCTTCGCGGCGTTCTCGAACAGGGATACTACCCGGAGACGCTCTACCGGCCCCGGGACGAGGAGACGTTCAGCAGCGAGATCGAACTGGCCGCCGACCTCGGGTTCAATCTCATCCGGAAACACGTCAAGCCCGCTCATCCGGACTTTCTCGAGTGTGCCGATCGGAACGGGATGCTGGTGTGGCAAGAGCCCGCAAACCCGATGCGGGACACCGAGCGCTCGCGTGCGGAAGTGAGGGCACAGGTCGAGGGGCTCGTCGAACGCGATTACAACCGGCCGAGCGTCGTCATCTGGTCGCTGTACAACGAGGAGTGGGGTCTCGGTCACCACGACGCCGACGAGACGCTCTGGACGGATGCGGAGAAACAGCGGTTCCTCGCCGATCTCTATCGGTCGGTTCGCGAACGCGATCCAACGCGGATCGTGTGTGACAACTCCGGCTGGGCGCACGTGGCGACCGACGTCAACGACTACCACCGCTACTTCGTCAGTCCCGATCAGGCCGATAGCTGGGCCGCCGACCTCGAGCACATCCGCCACTATCCGGGCGACAACTACGCTACGACCGAGTTCGACGATCCCGACGCGCCGCTCGTCGTCTCGGAACTCGGGACGTGGGGGCTGAGCGACGTGGACGCCCTCCGCGATCGATACGGCGGGGATCCGCACTGGTTCGACCACGACTTTCTCGTCGAGGCGCTCAAGAAACCGGACGGGATCGACGAGCGGCTTCAGCGGACGACGCTCCCCGACGTCTTCGACGACTACGCCGATCTCGCAGCGTCCTGGCAAGAGCGGGAGTTCACGTCGATCAAACACCTCATAGAGGAGATGCGCGTTCGAGACGAGATCGCCGGCTACGTTCTGACCGAACTGTCGGATATCGAGTGGGAGTTCAACGGCCTGTCCGACTACCACCGAAACCCGAAGTCTTTCGCCCCCGGTTTTCGACGGTTAACGGCCCGCTCACGGTCGTCGCGAGGCCCGAGTCGCACGCCACGTGGGCCGACCAGTCCGTCGAGGTTTCGCTCACCGTCGTCAACGACACCGATCAGTCGGTTTCGGGGCCGCTCGAGTGGTCCCTGGATCGACAGCGAGGCGGTGAGACCGTCTCGGTCGCTGCTCACGACGCGACCGCCCTTACGACGACGGTCACAGCACCAACGGAGACGGACGAGGTGGCGCGAACGACGGAGTTGA